In Nasonia vitripennis strain AsymCx chromosome 2, Nvit_psr_1.1, whole genome shotgun sequence, a genomic segment contains:
- the LOC103317229 gene encoding tubulin polyglutamylase complex subunit 2 has product MSFFVDMVSEDSFYENLTLGVSRLLEANPCVKNVQLERRGACDRAALSTWEQKHCCLLTEDLRNFYTSTDGFLLTWSLEISGEEFPIGRMEIKDLSSLKRHIGSGTSGKDQQAENSGSSSSSATTSTADEVKALTSLVEPTFGGSRCKLFELAECADCRVFLAHQLQPDQDEPSVWLHSSTTQRWYQLADSFSKYFRMMLVHLGLPLWQMCAAGLQLPTWLEQVYLLVGPHLLQSTHPPIPAASASVETSLWSDGPTNLIDPAVFRGKDHAGGGGARQKQGSNAATAGTTPGTTTTTTGNARKKSSSH; this is encoded by the exons ATGTCCTTCTTCGTGGACATGGTCAGCGAGGACTCGTTCTACGAGAACCTCACTCTCGGAGTGTCAAGGCTGCTCGAGGCGAATCCCTGTGTCAAGAACGTCCAGCTGGAGAGGAGAGGCGCCTGCGATAGAGCTGCGCTGTCTACTTGGGAGCAAAAACACTGCTGTTTGCTGACGGAGGACTTGAGGAATTTTTACACGTCGACCGACGGATTCCTGCTCACCTGGAGCCTTGAGATATCGG GCGAGGAGTTCCCGATCGGCCGAATGGAGATAAAGGACCTCTCGAGCCTGAAGCGCCACATCGGCAGCGGCACCTCGGGCAAAGATCAACAGGCGGAGAACAGCggcagtagcagtagcagtGCAACCACCAGCACAGCCGACGAGGTCAAAGCCTTGACGTCGCTGGTGGAGCCCACCTTCGGAGGCTCGCGTTGCAAGCTCTTCGAGCTTGCCGAGTGCGCCGACTGCCGAGTCTTCCTGGCCCATCAACTCCAGCCGGACCAGGACGAGCCGTCGGTCTGGCTTCACAGCTCCACCACCCAGCGGTGGTACCAGCTGGCCGACAGTTTCTCCAAGTACTTCCGGATGATGCTCGTGCACCTGGGACTGCCGCTCTGGCAGATGTGCGCCGCCGGGCTGCAGCTACCTACGTGGCTCGAGCAG GTCTACCTGCTGGTGGGACCGCACCTGCTGCAGTCGACCCATCCCCCCATCCCGGCGGCGAGCGCGTCCGTGGAGACGAGCCTCTGGTCGGACGGCCCGACGAACCTCATCGATCCGGCGGTCTTCAGGGGCAAGGATCACGCCGGCGGCGGGGGCGCCAGGCAGAAACAGGGCAGCAACGCGGCCACCGCCGGAACGACGCCGGgcacgacaacgacgacgacgggcaACGCCAGGAAGAAATCCTCTTCCCACTGA